In Bacillus toyonensis BCT-7112, a single window of DNA contains:
- the rplS gene encoding 50S ribosomal protein L19 → MQQLIAEITKGQLKTDLPSFRPGDTLRVHVKVVEGTRERIQLFEGVVIKRRGGGISETFTVRKISYGVGVERTFPVHTPRIANIEVLRRGKVRRAKLYYLRNLRGKKARIKEIR, encoded by the coding sequence ATGCAACAATTAATCGCAGAAATTACAAAAGGCCAATTAAAAACTGACCTTCCTTCATTCCGTCCTGGAGACACTTTACGTGTACACGTAAAAGTAGTTGAGGGAACTCGTGAAAGAATTCAGCTTTTCGAAGGTGTTGTAATCAAACGTCGTGGTGGCGGAATCAGTGAAACATTCACAGTTCGTAAGATTTCTTACGGTGTAGGTGTTGAGCGTACATTCCCAGTTCACACGCCAAGAATCGCGAACATCGAAGTACTTCGCCGTGGTAAAGTACGTCGTGCTAAGTTATACTACTTACGTAACCTTCGCGGTAAAAAAGCACGTATTAAAGAAATTCGATAA
- the trmD gene encoding tRNA (guanosine(37)-N1)-methyltransferase TrmD translates to MKIDILTLFPDMFTGVFGSSILKKAQEKEAVSLRVVNFRDYTTSKHNSVDDYPYGGGAGMVLTPQPIFDAVEDLTKETERKPRVVLMCPQGERFTQKKAEELAEEEHLIFVCGHYEGYDERIREHLVTDEISIGDYVLTGGELASMVITDSVVRLLPGVLGNHASQVEDSFSTGLLEHPHYTRPADFRGMKVPDVLMSGNHKNIDEWRHKESLRRTYTRRPDLLEERELSKQEKKWLEQIKEEQ, encoded by the coding sequence ATGAAAATTGATATTTTAACGTTGTTTCCAGACATGTTTACCGGTGTATTTGGGTCTTCCATCTTAAAGAAGGCGCAAGAAAAAGAAGCGGTAAGCCTTCGTGTTGTTAACTTTCGTGATTATACAACGAGTAAGCATAATAGTGTAGACGATTACCCTTACGGCGGAGGTGCTGGTATGGTGCTTACTCCTCAGCCTATTTTTGATGCGGTGGAAGATTTAACGAAAGAAACAGAGCGTAAGCCGAGAGTTGTCTTAATGTGTCCGCAAGGGGAAAGATTTACTCAGAAGAAAGCGGAAGAGCTTGCAGAGGAAGAACATTTAATCTTTGTATGTGGGCATTATGAAGGGTATGATGAACGGATTCGTGAGCATCTCGTAACTGATGAGATTTCTATTGGTGACTACGTATTAACAGGTGGAGAATTAGCCTCTATGGTTATTACTGATAGTGTAGTACGTCTCCTGCCAGGAGTACTAGGAAATCATGCTTCACAAGTGGAAGATTCGTTTAGTACAGGGTTATTGGAACATCCACATTATACACGTCCTGCTGATTTTCGTGGTATGAAGGTACCAGATGTTTTAATGTCAGGAAATCATAAAAATATTGATGAATGGCGCCATAAAGAATCTTTGCGTCGTACGTACACACGTAGACCGGATTTATTGGAAGAAAGAGAATTATCTAAGCAAGAAAAGAAATGGTTGGAACAGATTAAAGAAGAACAATAA
- the ftsY gene encoding signal recognition particle-docking protein FtsY: MSFFKKLKEKISKQTDTVTEKFKHGLEKTRNSFADKVNDLVYRYRKVDEDFFEELEEILIGADVGVSTVMELIDQLKEEVQRRNIQDPKEVQAVISEKLVGIYKGDSDFSNEINMQEDQLTVVLFVGVNGVGKTTTIGKLAHRFKSEGKSVLLAAGDTFRAGAIEQLEVWGDRVGVEVIKQGSGSDPAAVMYDAVQAAKARKVDVLLCDTAGRLQNKVNLMKELEKVKRVIEREVPGAPHEVLLVIDATTGQNGLSQAKTFREATNVTGIVLTKLDGTAKGGIVLAIRNEMDVPVKFVGLGEQMDDLQQFDPEQYVYGLFANLVETEEV; this comes from the coding sequence ATGAGCTTTTTTAAAAAACTTAAAGAAAAAATTTCAAAACAAACCGATACAGTAACAGAGAAATTTAAACACGGATTGGAAAAAACGAGAAATTCATTTGCGGATAAAGTAAATGATTTAGTCTATCGTTACCGTAAAGTGGATGAAGATTTCTTTGAAGAGTTAGAAGAGATTTTAATCGGCGCAGACGTAGGGGTTTCGACTGTAATGGAATTAATTGATCAGTTGAAAGAAGAAGTGCAGCGCCGAAATATTCAGGACCCAAAAGAAGTACAAGCTGTTATTTCGGAAAAGTTAGTTGGCATTTATAAAGGTGACAGCGACTTTAGTAATGAAATCAATATGCAAGAAGATCAATTAACAGTTGTTTTATTTGTAGGTGTTAACGGTGTAGGGAAAACGACGACAATTGGTAAACTGGCACATAGATTTAAATCAGAAGGTAAGTCAGTCCTATTGGCAGCAGGAGATACGTTCCGTGCTGGCGCGATTGAACAATTAGAAGTATGGGGCGATCGCGTTGGTGTAGAAGTCATTAAACAAGGGTCTGGTTCTGACCCTGCAGCGGTAATGTATGACGCTGTACAAGCTGCAAAAGCGCGTAAAGTAGATGTATTACTATGTGATACAGCAGGACGTTTGCAAAATAAGGTGAACTTAATGAAAGAGTTAGAGAAAGTGAAGCGTGTAATTGAGCGTGAAGTACCAGGAGCTCCTCATGAAGTGTTACTAGTTATTGATGCAACAACAGGTCAAAACGGTTTAAGTCAAGCGAAAACATTCCGTGAAGCAACGAATGTTACTGGTATTGTTTTAACGAAGTTAGATGGAACTGCTAAAGGTGGTATCGTATTAGCAATTCGTAACGAAATGGATGTACCGGTGAAATTTGTTGGCTTAGGAGAGCAAATGGATGATCTGCAGCAGTTTGATCCAGAACAATATGTGTATGGTTTATTTGCAAATTTAGTGGAAACAGAAGAAGTATAA
- a CDS encoding ribonuclease HII: MQKMTIQEAENLLQEIMSEEDDRFQMLMKDERKGIQKLILKWYKQKELAQKEKEKFLEMSKYENALREKGITYIAGIDEVGRGPLAGPVVTAAVVLPDDFYIPGLDDSKKLSEAKRERFYDEIKAQAIAIGVGIVSPQVIDEINIYQATKQAMLDAVANLSCTPQYLLIDAMKLPTSIPQTSIIKGDAKSVSISAASIIAKVTRDRMMKELGEKYPAYGFGQHMGYGTKQHLEAIEAHGVLEEHRKSFAPIKDMIQK; the protein is encoded by the coding sequence ATGCAAAAAATGACAATACAAGAAGCGGAGAATTTACTGCAAGAAATTATGAGTGAAGAAGATGATCGCTTTCAAATGTTAATGAAAGATGAACGAAAGGGCATTCAAAAACTTATTTTGAAGTGGTACAAACAAAAAGAGTTAGCACAAAAGGAAAAAGAAAAATTTCTAGAAATGTCTAAGTATGAAAATGCGTTACGTGAAAAAGGAATCACATATATTGCTGGCATTGATGAAGTAGGGCGTGGACCATTAGCTGGGCCCGTTGTGACGGCAGCTGTCGTTCTTCCAGATGATTTTTATATTCCAGGGTTAGATGACTCAAAAAAGCTGAGTGAAGCGAAGCGAGAGCGTTTTTATGATGAAATAAAAGCACAAGCAATTGCGATTGGAGTTGGAATTGTATCACCGCAAGTCATAGATGAGATAAATATTTATCAAGCGACGAAACAAGCGATGTTAGATGCTGTTGCGAATTTATCTTGTACACCACAATATTTATTAATTGATGCGATGAAGCTTCCTACATCAATTCCACAAACATCCATTATTAAAGGTGATGCGAAAAGTGTTTCTATTTCAGCTGCATCTATTATTGCGAAGGTGACGAGAGATCGTATGATGAAAGAGCTTGGGGAAAAGTATCCTGCATATGGATTTGGACAACATATGGGGTATGGAACGAAACAGCATTTAGAAGCGATTGAAGCGCATGGAGTATTAGAGGAACACCGGAAATCATTTGCGCCAATTAAAGATATGATTCAAAAATAA
- the ylqF gene encoding ribosome biogenesis GTPase YlqF: MVIQWFPGHMAKARRQVTEKLKLIDVVIELVDARLPLSSRNPMIDEIITHKPRLVVLNKADMADDRLTKEWIAYFKEKGHMAISINAQAGQGMKEITAACKVLVKEKFDKMVAKGIRPRAIRALIVGIPNVGKSTLINKLAKKNIAKTGDRPGVTTAQQWIKVGKEMELLDTPGILWPKFEDQLVGLRLATTGAIKDSILNLQDVAVYALRFMEKHYPERLKERYNLDEIPEDIVELFDAIGKYRGCLMGGGMIDYDKTSELVLRELRGGKLGKMTFETPEEFVEQVEEVEKIEEV, from the coding sequence ATGGTAATTCAATGGTTTCCAGGGCATATGGCTAAGGCTAGACGCCAAGTAACAGAAAAATTAAAATTAATTGATGTTGTAATTGAACTTGTAGATGCTCGATTACCATTATCATCTCGAAACCCGATGATTGATGAGATTATTACACATAAGCCAAGGCTTGTTGTTTTAAATAAAGCGGATATGGCAGATGATCGTCTAACGAAAGAATGGATTGCATATTTTAAAGAAAAAGGGCATATGGCAATTTCAATTAATGCGCAAGCTGGACAAGGTATGAAGGAAATTACTGCGGCTTGTAAAGTGCTTGTTAAAGAGAAGTTTGATAAGATGGTTGCGAAAGGGATTAGACCGAGAGCAATTCGTGCTTTAATTGTCGGTATACCGAATGTTGGTAAATCTACGTTAATTAATAAATTGGCGAAGAAAAACATTGCTAAAACAGGAGATCGTCCAGGTGTGACAACAGCTCAACAATGGATTAAAGTTGGGAAAGAAATGGAACTGTTAGATACACCAGGTATTTTGTGGCCTAAATTTGAAGATCAATTAGTGGGTCTTCGTTTAGCGACAACGGGTGCAATTAAAGATTCAATTTTAAATTTACAAGATGTAGCTGTTTATGCATTACGTTTTATGGAGAAACACTATCCAGAACGTTTAAAAGAGCGATATAATTTAGATGAAATTCCAGAAGATATTGTAGAGTTATTTGATGCAATTGGAAAATACAGAGGCTGTTTAATGGGCGGCGGAATGATTGATTATGATAAAACATCTGAACTGGTACTTCGTGAACTTCGCGGTGGAAAACTTGGTAAAATGACGTTTGAAACACCAGAAGAGTTTGTGGAGCAAGTAGAAGAGGTAGAGAAAATAGAAGAAGTATAA
- a CDS encoding KH domain-containing protein has product MKKLVETIVKPLVDHPEDVKVTQELYNGEIKYRLTVHPEDVGKVIGKQGRVAKAIRMLLYSVGHHNDEKVTLEIQ; this is encoded by the coding sequence ATGAAGAAGTTAGTCGAGACGATTGTCAAGCCTCTTGTCGATCATCCTGAAGATGTAAAAGTTACACAGGAACTTTACAACGGAGAGATAAAGTATCGATTAACTGTACATCCTGAGGATGTTGGAAAAGTCATTGGTAAGCAAGGGAGAGTTGCGAAAGCGATTCGAATGCTCTTGTATTCAGTGGGACATCATAATGATGAAAAAGTAACACTGGAAATTCAATAA
- the dprA gene encoding DNA-processing protein DprA encodes MKRERLLHLHYVLADHWKAMERLLYVDPELKVIYNFNQKQMENYTGISPKKSAELVHFLQNSNLLQYISYLERNQIFYVTIWDENYPQLLREIQDPPFVLYGKGEKNFLNKVNKLAVVGTREPSLYSRESMEFILHPLLEREWLIVSGFAKGIDTISHEVTVKKHRPTIAILGHGLSYMYPKENRRLYEKWEEYILLLTEYPPHYAPKKWYFPKRNRIISGISKGVLVVEAKSRSGSLITADLALEQNREVFALPGPIFIDSASGTNQLIQQGAKLVRNAEDIFEEIIN; translated from the coding sequence ATGAAAAGAGAGCGATTATTACATCTTCATTACGTGTTAGCGGATCATTGGAAGGCGATGGAGAGGCTGCTATATGTCGATCCAGAATTGAAGGTAATATACAATTTTAACCAAAAACAAATGGAAAACTACACTGGAATATCCCCGAAAAAATCTGCAGAACTAGTACATTTCCTCCAAAATTCAAACCTTTTGCAATATATATCTTATTTAGAGAGAAATCAAATCTTTTATGTGACTATATGGGATGAAAATTACCCGCAATTATTACGTGAAATACAAGACCCTCCTTTTGTTTTATATGGAAAAGGAGAGAAGAATTTTCTAAATAAAGTAAATAAATTAGCGGTTGTTGGAACGAGAGAACCGTCGTTATACAGTCGTGAGAGTATGGAGTTTATTTTACATCCTTTATTAGAAAGAGAATGGCTTATTGTGAGCGGATTTGCAAAAGGGATAGATACAATATCTCATGAAGTTACAGTAAAGAAACATCGTCCGACTATTGCGATATTGGGACACGGATTATCTTATATGTATCCGAAAGAGAATAGACGTTTATATGAAAAGTGGGAGGAATATATATTGCTATTAACAGAGTATCCTCCGCACTATGCACCGAAAAAATGGTATTTTCCAAAAAGAAATCGAATTATTAGCGGGATAAGTAAAGGGGTTTTAGTTGTAGAAGCAAAATCAAGAAGTGGGTCACTTATTACGGCAGACCTTGCATTAGAGCAAAATAGAGAGGTATTTGCGCTTCCTGGACCAATATTTATTGATAGTGCATCGGGAACGAATCAGCTTATTCAACAAGGTGCAAAACTAGTACGAAATGCAGAGGATATCTTTGAAGAAATAATAAATTAA
- the lepB gene encoding signal peptidase I has protein sequence MKKETSSLWEWIKAILIAVVLAGVIRQFFFAPILVDGVSMAPTLHDRDRMIVNKIGYHIGDPKRFDIIVFRATEDKDYIKRIIGLPGDEIEYRNDKLYVNGKVYEEPYLDKQKKQLADGPLTYDFTLEEMTGKKTVPKDQLFVLGDNRRFSKDSRSIGTISMDQVLGKANMLYWPLKDARIVK, from the coding sequence ATGAAAAAAGAGACGAGTTCACTTTGGGAATGGATCAAAGCAATTTTGATTGCTGTTGTATTAGCTGGTGTTATTAGACAGTTTTTCTTTGCACCAATTCTCGTAGATGGGGTATCAATGGCGCCAACTTTACATGATCGAGATCGAATGATTGTAAATAAAATTGGTTATCACATAGGAGACCCAAAACGCTTCGATATTATCGTATTCCGCGCAACGGAAGATAAAGATTATATTAAGCGTATTATTGGCCTGCCAGGCGATGAAATAGAGTATCGGAATGACAAACTATATGTTAACGGAAAGGTTTATGAGGAGCCGTATTTAGATAAGCAGAAAAAACAGCTTGCTGATGGACCGCTTACATATGATTTTACTCTTGAAGAAATGACGGGAAAGAAAACTGTTCCAAAAGATCAATTATTTGTTTTAGGGGATAATCGTCGTTTTAGTAAAGATAGCCGTTCGATTGGTACGATTTCAATGGATCAAGTACTTGGTAAAGCCAATATGCTATATTGGCCGTTAAAAGATGCACGTATTGTGAAATAA
- a CDS encoding putative DNA-binding protein: protein MLEKTTRMNYLFDFYQSLLTQKQRSYMSLYYLDDLSLGEIAEEFDVSRQAVYDNIKRTEAMLEEYEDKLVLLQKFQERQRLVAKLKQLISEEEHVNEEMKQVVEAIEKLD, encoded by the coding sequence ATGCTCGAGAAAACAACGAGAATGAACTATTTATTTGATTTTTATCAATCGTTGTTAACGCAAAAACAAAGAAGTTATATGTCGCTTTATTATCTAGATGATTTATCTCTTGGTGAAATTGCGGAAGAATTTGATGTAAGTCGCCAAGCCGTGTATGATAACATTAAACGGACTGAAGCGATGCTTGAAGAATATGAAGATAAATTAGTATTACTTCAAAAGTTTCAAGAGCGACAGCGACTTGTTGCAAAGCTAAAACAGCTAATCAGCGAAGAAGAGCATGTGAATGAAGAAATGAAACAAGTTGTTGAAGCTATCGAAAAATTAGATTAG
- the rimM gene encoding ribosome maturation factor RimM (Essential for efficient processing of 16S rRNA), with amino-acid sequence MTKWFNVGKIVNTHGVRGEIRVISRTDFPEERYKVGNTLYISNEKSTDFLPVKVTSHRQHKTFDLLTFEGYNNVDEAEKFKGSLIKVPEEQLGELAEGEYYYHEIIGCSVVTEEGEALGTIKEILSPGANDVWVIKRPKGQDLLIPYIDDVVLQVNIENKLVTIHVMEGLL; translated from the coding sequence ATGACAAAATGGTTTAATGTAGGGAAAATTGTAAATACTCATGGCGTAAGAGGAGAAATTCGTGTTATTTCTCGTACTGATTTTCCGGAAGAGCGATATAAAGTAGGAAACACTCTATACATATCGAATGAGAAAAGTACAGACTTCCTTCCGGTGAAGGTAACTTCTCATCGTCAACATAAGACATTTGATTTATTAACATTTGAAGGATACAACAATGTAGATGAAGCAGAAAAGTTTAAAGGTTCTTTAATAAAAGTACCAGAAGAGCAGTTAGGCGAACTTGCTGAAGGTGAATACTACTACCATGAAATTATTGGTTGTAGTGTTGTAACGGAAGAAGGAGAAGCGTTAGGAACGATTAAAGAGATTCTATCTCCTGGTGCAAATGATGTTTGGGTAATTAAACGTCCAAAGGGCCAAGATCTTTTAATTCCTTACATTGATGATGTTGTACTTCAAGTTAATATTGAAAATAAATTAGTAACCATTCATGTAATGGAAGGGCTACTATAA
- the rpsP gene encoding 30S ribosomal protein S16: MAVKIRLKRMGAKKTPFYRVVVADSRSPRDGRFIEEIGTYNPVAQPAEVKINEEAALKWLGNGAKPSDTVRNLFSNQGIMEKFHLSKQGK; encoded by the coding sequence ATGGCAGTTAAAATTCGTTTAAAACGTATGGGAGCTAAAAAAACTCCTTTCTATCGTGTAGTTGTTGCAGATTCTCGTTCTCCTCGTGACGGACGTTTCATTGAGGAAATCGGTACTTATAATCCGGTTGCTCAACCAGCTGAAGTTAAGATCAACGAAGAAGCAGCATTAAAATGGTTAGGAAACGGTGCTAAACCATCTGATACAGTTCGTAACTTATTCTCTAACCAAGGTATCATGGAGAAATTCCACTTATCTAAACAAGGTAAGTAA
- the ffh gene encoding signal recognition particle protein, with protein MAFEGLADRLQQTMQKIRGKGKVSEADVKEMMREVRLALLEADVNFKVVKDFVKRVSERAVGQDVMKSLTPGQQVIKVVQEELTELMGGEQSKIAVANKPPTVIMMVGLQGAGKTTTTGKLANLLRKKHNRKPMLVAADIYRPAAIKQLETLGKQLDMPVFSLGDQVSPVEIAKQAIAKAKEDHHDYVLIDTAGRLHIDEELMDELAKVKEVANPDEIFLVVDAMTGQDAVNVAQSFHDQLGLTGVVLTKLDGDTRGGAALSIKAVTNTPIKFAGMGEKLDAIEAFHPERMASRILGMGDVLTLIEKAQATVDEEKAKELEQKMRTLSFTLDDFLEQLGQVRQLGPLDELLGMLPGANKIKGLKNAQVDEKQIGHIEAIIRSMTKLEREQPEIINASRKKRIAKGSGTTVQEINRLIKQFDDMKKMMKTMTGMQKGKKKGLGGMKFPFM; from the coding sequence ATGGCATTTGAAGGATTAGCCGACCGACTTCAACAGACAATGCAAAAAATCCGCGGCAAAGGAAAAGTTTCTGAAGCCGATGTGAAAGAAATGATGAGAGAAGTTCGTCTAGCTCTTTTAGAAGCGGATGTTAACTTTAAAGTAGTAAAAGATTTTGTAAAGCGTGTGTCTGAGCGTGCTGTCGGACAAGATGTAATGAAAAGTTTGACACCTGGACAACAAGTAATTAAAGTTGTACAGGAAGAACTTACAGAACTTATGGGCGGAGAGCAAAGCAAAATTGCTGTTGCTAATAAGCCACCGACTGTTATAATGATGGTTGGTCTGCAAGGTGCGGGTAAAACGACGACAACAGGTAAGCTTGCGAATTTGCTTCGTAAAAAGCATAATCGTAAACCGATGCTTGTTGCAGCGGATATTTACCGTCCAGCAGCGATTAAACAGCTTGAAACATTAGGGAAGCAATTGGACATGCCTGTTTTCTCTTTAGGAGATCAAGTAAGTCCTGTTGAAATTGCGAAACAAGCGATTGCAAAGGCAAAAGAAGATCATCACGATTATGTTTTAATCGATACAGCAGGTCGCCTGCATATTGATGAAGAACTAATGGATGAATTAGCGAAAGTGAAAGAAGTTGCGAATCCGGATGAAATTTTCCTTGTTGTCGATGCGATGACAGGACAAGACGCGGTAAATGTTGCACAAAGTTTCCATGATCAGTTAGGGTTAACGGGTGTTGTATTAACGAAACTAGATGGTGATACGCGCGGTGGTGCGGCATTATCTATTAAGGCTGTAACAAATACACCAATTAAATTTGCTGGTATGGGTGAAAAACTAGATGCGATTGAAGCGTTCCATCCAGAACGTATGGCATCCCGCATTTTAGGGATGGGCGACGTCTTAACATTAATTGAAAAAGCGCAAGCTACAGTTGATGAAGAGAAAGCAAAAGAACTTGAGCAAAAAATGCGTACGCTTTCGTTTACACTTGACGATTTCCTAGAACAACTTGGACAAGTGCGTCAACTTGGACCACTTGACGAATTGTTAGGGATGCTTCCTGGTGCAAATAAAATTAAAGGGCTGAAAAATGCGCAAGTTGATGAAAAGCAAATTGGGCATATTGAGGCAATTATTCGTTCTATGACTAAATTAGAACGTGAACAACCGGAAATAATTAACGCTAGTCGAAAAAAACGCATTGCCAAAGGTAGCGGTACAACCGTACAAGAAATCAATCGTCTAATCAAGCAATTCGATGATATGAAGAAAATGATGAAAACGATGACTGGAATGCAAAAAGGTAAGAAAAAAGGACTAGGTGGAATGAAGTTTCCATTCATGTAA
- the sucC gene encoding ADP-forming succinate--CoA ligase subunit beta, protein MNIHEYQGKAVLKSYGVSVPNGKVAFTVEEAVEAAKELGTDVCVVKAQIHAGGRGKAGGVKVAKNLEEVRTYAESILGTTLVTHQTGPEGKEVKRLLIEEGCDIKKEYYVGLVLDRATSQVVLMASEEGGTEIEEVAEKTPEKIFKEYIDPAVGLQGFQARRIAFNINIPKELVGQAVKFMMGLYRAFIEKDCSIAEINPLVTTGDGKVMALDAKLNFDSNALYRHKDILELRDLDEEDSKEVEASKYDLNYIPLDGNIGCMVNGAGLAMATMDIIKHYHGDPANFLDVGGGATAEKVTEAFKIILSDKNVKGIFVNIFGGIMKCDVIAEGVIEATKQVGLELPLVVRLEGTNVELGKKILNESGLNIVAAESMADGAQKIVSLVG, encoded by the coding sequence ATGAATATCCATGAGTACCAAGGTAAGGCAGTCCTTAAAAGCTATGGGGTTAGCGTTCCGAACGGGAAAGTTGCATTTACAGTAGAAGAAGCTGTAGAAGCAGCGAAAGAATTAGGAACGGATGTATGTGTAGTTAAAGCGCAAATTCACGCTGGTGGACGCGGCAAAGCTGGCGGTGTAAAAGTTGCGAAAAATTTAGAAGAAGTTCGTACATATGCAGAAAGCATTTTAGGGACTACACTTGTAACGCATCAAACAGGTCCTGAAGGTAAGGAAGTAAAACGCTTACTTATCGAAGAAGGTTGCGATATTAAGAAAGAATATTATGTAGGTCTAGTGTTAGATCGTGCAACTTCTCAAGTTGTTTTAATGGCATCTGAAGAAGGTGGAACAGAAATTGAAGAAGTAGCAGAAAAAACACCTGAAAAAATCTTTAAAGAATATATTGATCCAGCAGTAGGTTTACAAGGTTTCCAAGCGCGTCGAATCGCATTTAACATCAATATTCCAAAAGAGCTTGTAGGACAAGCTGTGAAGTTTATGATGGGCTTATATCGTGCGTTTATTGAAAAAGATTGCTCTATCGCTGAAATTAATCCACTTGTTACAACAGGTGACGGTAAAGTAATGGCGTTAGATGCAAAATTAAACTTTGATTCTAATGCATTATATCGTCATAAAGACATTTTAGAGCTTCGTGATCTTGATGAAGAAGATTCAAAAGAAGTTGAAGCATCTAAATATGACTTAAACTACATTCCTTTAGATGGAAATATCGGTTGTATGGTAAATGGTGCAGGTTTAGCGATGGCTACAATGGATATCATTAAACATTACCATGGTGACCCAGCTAACTTCTTAGATGTTGGTGGCGGTGCAACGGCTGAAAAAGTAACAGAAGCATTCAAAATTATCCTTTCTGACAAAAATGTAAAAGGTATCTTCGTTAACATTTTTGGTGGCATTATGAAGTGTGATGTTATCGCAGAAGGTGTTATTGAAGCAACGAAGCAAGTAGGTCTTGAATTACCTTTAGTTGTGCGTCTTGAAGGTACAAACGTAGAATTAGGTAAGAAAATTTTAAATGAGTCTGGCTTAAATATTGTTGCAGCAGAATCTATGGCAGACGGTGCACAGAAAATTGTTTCACTAGTGGGCTAA
- the sucD gene encoding succinate--CoA ligase subunit alpha — MSVLVNKDTKVIVQGITGSQGLFHTKQMIEYGTKIVGGVTPGKGGTDIEGVPVFDTVEDAVKATGANASVVYVPPAFAADAIMEAVDAKIDLVVCITEGIPVLDMVNVKRYMAGKHTRLLGPNCPGVITPDECKIGIMPGYIHKKGHVGIVSRSGTLTYEAVHQLTQEGIGQSTAVGIGGDPVNGTDFIDALKAFNEDEETHAVIMIGEIGGTAEEEAAEWVKANMTKPVVGFIGGQTAPEGKRMGHAGAIISGGKGTAAEKIKTMEACGIKVAETPAVMGETLISVLKEKGLFETCKNY, encoded by the coding sequence ATGAGCGTATTAGTTAATAAAGATACAAAAGTTATTGTTCAAGGTATTACTGGTTCTCAAGGATTATTCCATACAAAACAAATGATTGAATACGGTACGAAAATTGTCGGTGGTGTAACACCTGGTAAAGGCGGCACTGATATTGAAGGTGTACCAGTATTTGATACAGTAGAAGATGCTGTGAAAGCAACAGGCGCAAACGCTTCAGTTGTATACGTTCCACCCGCTTTTGCTGCTGATGCAATTATGGAAGCAGTTGATGCGAAGATTGATTTAGTAGTATGTATTACTGAAGGAATTCCTGTATTAGATATGGTTAACGTAAAGAGATATATGGCTGGTAAACATACACGTTTACTTGGACCAAACTGCCCAGGTGTCATTACACCTGATGAATGTAAAATCGGTATTATGCCAGGATACATTCACAAAAAAGGTCATGTAGGTATCGTATCTCGTTCTGGTACATTAACATATGAAGCTGTACACCAGTTAACACAAGAAGGTATTGGCCAATCTACTGCTGTAGGTATCGGTGGGGACCCTGTTAACGGTACAGACTTTATTGATGCGTTAAAAGCATTTAATGAAGATGAAGAAACACATGCTGTAATTATGATTGGTGAAATCGGAGGTACGGCAGAAGAAGAAGCAGCTGAATGGGTAAAAGCTAATATGACAAAACCAGTTGTAGGCTTCATTGGTGGCCAAACAGCGCCTGAAGGCAAACGTATGGGTCATGCGGGGGCAATCATTTCTGGCGGCAAAGGAACTGCTGCTGAAAAGATTAAAACAATGGAAGCTTGTGGTATTAAAGTGGCTGAAACACCAGCTGTTATGGGTGAAACGTTAATCTCTGTTTTAAAAGAAAAGGGATTATTTGAAACTTGTAAAAACTATTAA